A stretch of Gemmatimonadota bacterium DNA encodes these proteins:
- a CDS encoding amidohydrolase — translation MFRYVIAASFILPVLALLSGCSPSPAPASLVVRDARVWTGQSGQSGRSGQSTQSTQSGQSGQPEQSRQPGRSGQSHQPWAEALAVSGDRILAVGSNDEMDALTRDGTRVIEGGGRLVTPGFIDTHVHFISGGFNLSSVQLRDAPTPQVFVDRIAEFARGLEPGVWILGGDWDHEQWGGELPRRDWIDSVTTDNPVWVNRLDGHMALANTAALTAAGVTKDTEEVDGGTIERYEDGEPAGILKDNAMYLVDRVIPDAPDALKDRALDSAMDYVAAQGVTSVHDMGSWSNVAVFERARSEGRMKTRIYAAIPLWDWQTLEARVDSAGRGDEWVRLGGLKGFVDGSLGSHTAAFMDPFTDAPDDRGLFISTREDLYAWTSGADRAGLHVMVHAIGDRAIRVQLDIFERVVAENGSRDRRFRIEHAQHIDPGDIARFAAQDVIPSMQPYHAIDDGRWATKVIGPERIKTTYAFRSLLDSGARLALGSDWSVAPATPIEGIYAAVTRRTLDDLNPDGWVPEQKITVEEALRGYTLDAAYASYEEDIKGSLEPGKLADFVILDRDLTAIPPEEIRDAKVDLTVVGGKIVYER, via the coding sequence GCTGGCCCTGCTGTCCGGCTGCTCGCCATCTCCGGCACCGGCCTCTCTGGTCGTCCGGGACGCCCGCGTCTGGACCGGGCAGTCCGGGCAGTCCGGGCGGTCCGGGCAGTCCACGCAGTCCACGCAGTCCGGGCAGTCCGGCCAACCTGAACAGTCCCGCCAGCCCGGGCGGTCCGGGCAGTCCCACCAACCCTGGGCAGAGGCGCTCGCCGTATCGGGTGACCGCATCCTGGCGGTGGGTTCGAACGATGAGATGGACGCCCTGACCCGCGACGGGACGCGGGTCATCGAGGGCGGCGGACGGCTAGTGACGCCCGGGTTCATCGACACCCACGTGCACTTCATATCGGGCGGGTTCAACCTCTCGTCCGTCCAGTTGCGGGACGCGCCGACCCCGCAGGTGTTCGTTGACCGCATCGCCGAATTCGCCCGGGGCCTGGAGCCGGGCGTCTGGATCCTCGGAGGCGACTGGGACCACGAGCAGTGGGGCGGAGAGCTTCCCCGGCGGGACTGGATCGATTCGGTGACGACGGACAACCCGGTCTGGGTCAACCGGCTCGACGGGCACATGGCCCTGGCGAACACGGCCGCGCTGACCGCCGCCGGTGTGACGAAGGATACGGAGGAGGTCGACGGCGGAACCATCGAGCGGTATGAAGACGGCGAACCCGCGGGCATCCTGAAGGACAACGCCATGTACCTCGTCGACCGGGTCATTCCCGACGCGCCCGACGCCTTGAAGGACCGCGCCCTGGATTCGGCGATGGACTACGTGGCAGCCCAGGGGGTCACGTCGGTCCACGACATGGGCTCATGGAGCAACGTGGCGGTCTTCGAACGGGCCCGGTCCGAGGGCCGGATGAAGACGCGGATTTACGCCGCCATACCGCTTTGGGACTGGCAGACGCTCGAAGCACGGGTCGACTCGGCCGGCCGGGGTGACGAATGGGTCCGCCTCGGCGGCCTGAAGGGCTTCGTGGACGGTTCCCTGGGATCGCACACGGCCGCCTTCATGGATCCATTCACCGACGCGCCGGACGACCGGGGGCTGTTCATCAGCACCAGAGAAGACCTGTACGCGTGGACCTCCGGGGCCGACCGGGCCGGCCTGCACGTGATGGTCCACGCCATCGGCGACCGGGCCATCAGGGTTCAGCTGGACATCTTCGAGCGCGTCGTGGCCGAGAACGGTTCCCGGGACCGCCGCTTCCGGATCGAGCACGCCCAGCACATCGACCCGGGCGACATCGCGCGGTTCGCCGCCCAGGACGTGATCCCCAGCATGCAGCCCTACCACGCCATCGACGACGGCCGGTGGGCAACAAAGGTCATCGGTCCGGAGCGGATCAAGACGACCTACGCCTTCCGGTCACTCCTGGACTCCGGGGCGCGGCTCGCCCTGGGCAGCGACTGGTCCGTGGCCCCCGCAACGCCGATCGAAGGGATCTACGCCGCGGTCACGCGCCGCACGCTGGACGATCTGAACCCCGATGGATGGGTGCCCGAGCAGAAGATCACCGTGGAAGAAGCCCTGCGCGGATACACGCTGGACGCGGCCTACGCCTCCTACGAGGAGGACATCAAGGGATCGCTGGAACCCGGCAAGCTCGCGGATTTCGTGATCCTGGACCGCGACCTGACCGCTATCCCGCCGGAGGAAATCAGGGACGCGAAAGTTGACCTGACGGTCGTAGGCGGAAAAATCGTCTATGAACGGTGA